A single genomic interval of Helicoverpa zea isolate HzStark_Cry1AcR chromosome 19, ilHelZeax1.1, whole genome shotgun sequence harbors:
- the LOC124639474 gene encoding sex-lethal homolog isoform X1, whose amino-acid sequence MCERYPGYLFGGTPVSSWDRSFNSLENQIQQQYRGRAGAGARCWGSMSEGGGVSAAGGDSCKTNLIVNYLPQTMTEKDLYAMFMTIGPIESCRVMKDFKTGYSYGFGFVNFTREEDAARAIDTFNGYQLRNKRLKVSYARPSGDDIKDTNLYVTNLPRAITEDQLETIFGKYGRIVQKHILRDKSNGTPRGVAFVRFDKREEAQEAIAALNNVIPEGGTEPLSVKVAEEHGKQKAAYYAGWAAGFHHNRGDYAWTCGNCMMPDPWDRFSSPPLPGSHPTTPRNGCRPGVCVNNRVYPPNFVGKGATRPNRGRNLPWAPNFGAEDRFKGQRCRNAPSPYW is encoded by the exons ATGTGTGAAAGATATCCGGGGTATTTGTTCGGAGGAACCCCTGTCAGTAGTTGGGACAGGAGTTTCAATTCACTGGAAAAT CAAATCCAACAACAGTACCGGGGGAGGGCAGGCGCCGGCGCGCGCTGCTGGGGCAGCATGTCTGAAGGGGGCGGAGTCTCCGCCGCCGGTGGGGACTCGTGCAAGACCAACCTCATCGTCAACTATCTGCCGCAGACCATGACCGAGAAGGACTTGTACGCGATGTTCATGACCATAGGACCCATTGAGAGTTGTCGGGTTATGAAGGATTTCAAG ACTGGCTACAGCTATGGCTTCGGCTTCGTGAACTTCACGCGAGAAGAGGACGCGGCGCGGGCGATCGACACCTTCAATGGATACCAGCTCAGAAATAAACGGTTAAAG GTATCATACGCGCGCCCTTCAGGGGACGACATAAAGGACACGAATCTGTACGTGACGAACTTACCGCGCGCCATCACTGAGGATCAGCTGGAGACCATATTCGGCAAATACGGCAGGATAGTGCAGAAGCATATACTGAGGGACAAGAGTAATGGGACGCCGCGTGGAGTCGCTTTTGTGAG attcgACAAGCGTGAAGAGGCACAGGAGGCGATAGCAGCGTTAAACAATGTGATACCAGAGGGCGGCACTGAGCCACTCAGCGTTAAG GTGGCCGAAGAGCATGGTAAGCAGAAAGCTGCTTACTATGCGGGATGGGCGGCGGGATTCCACCATAATAGAG gtgATTATGCTTGGACATGCGGTAACTGCATGATGCCAGATCCTTGGGACAGGTTTTCATCGCCCCCCTTACCAGGCAGTCACCCCACCACCCCTAGGAATGGCTGCCGCCCCGGGGTCTGCGTCAACAACCGAGTGTACCCCCCCAACTTCGTAGGCAAGGGGGCCACACGACCGAACAGGGGTAGAAACCTCCCGTGGGCCCCTAATTTTGGTGCCGAGGACCGCTTTAAAGGTCAGCGATGCAGAAACGCGCCGTCGCCATATTGGTAA
- the LOC124639474 gene encoding sex-lethal homolog isoform X2, translating into MCERYPGYLFGGTPVSSWDRSFNSLENQIQQQYRGRAGAGARCWGSMSEGGGVSAAGGDSCKTNLIVNYLPQTMTEKDLYAMFMTIGPIESCRVMKDFKTGYSYGFGFVNFTREEDAARAIDTFNGYQLRNKRLKVSYARPSGDDIKDTNLYVTNLPRAITEDQLETIFGKYGRIVQKHILRDKSNGTPRGVAFVRFDKREEAQEAIAALNNVIPEGGTEPLSVKVAEEHGKQKAAYYAGWAAGFHHNRASVHHIPQRHHSLDQLDMLHSRQDYTTNYGMYGGLSNRYLRRDYFNQPSYMSHHRPF; encoded by the exons ATGTGTGAAAGATATCCGGGGTATTTGTTCGGAGGAACCCCTGTCAGTAGTTGGGACAGGAGTTTCAATTCACTGGAAAAT CAAATCCAACAACAGTACCGGGGGAGGGCAGGCGCCGGCGCGCGCTGCTGGGGCAGCATGTCTGAAGGGGGCGGAGTCTCCGCCGCCGGTGGGGACTCGTGCAAGACCAACCTCATCGTCAACTATCTGCCGCAGACCATGACCGAGAAGGACTTGTACGCGATGTTCATGACCATAGGACCCATTGAGAGTTGTCGGGTTATGAAGGATTTCAAG ACTGGCTACAGCTATGGCTTCGGCTTCGTGAACTTCACGCGAGAAGAGGACGCGGCGCGGGCGATCGACACCTTCAATGGATACCAGCTCAGAAATAAACGGTTAAAG GTATCATACGCGCGCCCTTCAGGGGACGACATAAAGGACACGAATCTGTACGTGACGAACTTACCGCGCGCCATCACTGAGGATCAGCTGGAGACCATATTCGGCAAATACGGCAGGATAGTGCAGAAGCATATACTGAGGGACAAGAGTAATGGGACGCCGCGTGGAGTCGCTTTTGTGAG attcgACAAGCGTGAAGAGGCACAGGAGGCGATAGCAGCGTTAAACAATGTGATACCAGAGGGCGGCACTGAGCCACTCAGCGTTAAG GTGGCCGAAGAGCATGGTAAGCAGAAAGCTGCTTACTATGCGGGATGGGCGGCGGGATTCCACCATAATAGAG CCTCAGTCCACCACATCCCTCAACGCCATCACAGCCTCGACCAACTCGACATGCTGCACAGCCGGCAAGATTACACGACCAACTACGGAATGTACGGCGGCCTGTCCAACCGCTACCTTCGCCGCGACTACTTCAACCAGCCCTCTTATATGAGCCATCACCGCCCATTTTGA
- the LOC124639474 gene encoding sex-lethal homolog isoform X3 encodes MCERYPGYLFGGTPVSSWDRSFNSLENQIQQQYRGRAGAGARCWGSMSEGGGVSAAGGDSCKTNLIVNYLPQTMTEKDLYAMFMTIGPIESCRVMKDFKTGYSYGFGFVNFTREEDAARAIDTFNGYQLRNKRLKVSYARPSGDDIKDTNLYVTNLPRAITEDQLETIFGKYGRIVQKHILRDKSNGTPRGVAFVRFDKREEAQEAIAALNNVIPEGGTEPLSVKPTSSDAVLRRSGTVRAHSRLRLHSDTMVRARLPDRHTGVQPGRLYLTPASKFANKSITINNNLCTYLNE; translated from the exons ATGTGTGAAAGATATCCGGGGTATTTGTTCGGAGGAACCCCTGTCAGTAGTTGGGACAGGAGTTTCAATTCACTGGAAAAT CAAATCCAACAACAGTACCGGGGGAGGGCAGGCGCCGGCGCGCGCTGCTGGGGCAGCATGTCTGAAGGGGGCGGAGTCTCCGCCGCCGGTGGGGACTCGTGCAAGACCAACCTCATCGTCAACTATCTGCCGCAGACCATGACCGAGAAGGACTTGTACGCGATGTTCATGACCATAGGACCCATTGAGAGTTGTCGGGTTATGAAGGATTTCAAG ACTGGCTACAGCTATGGCTTCGGCTTCGTGAACTTCACGCGAGAAGAGGACGCGGCGCGGGCGATCGACACCTTCAATGGATACCAGCTCAGAAATAAACGGTTAAAG GTATCATACGCGCGCCCTTCAGGGGACGACATAAAGGACACGAATCTGTACGTGACGAACTTACCGCGCGCCATCACTGAGGATCAGCTGGAGACCATATTCGGCAAATACGGCAGGATAGTGCAGAAGCATATACTGAGGGACAAGAGTAATGGGACGCCGCGTGGAGTCGCTTTTGTGAG attcgACAAGCGTGAAGAGGCACAGGAGGCGATAGCAGCGTTAAACAATGTGATACCAGAGGGCGGCACTGAGCCACTCAGCGTTAAG CCCACGAGCAGCGACGCCGTACTGCGCCGCTCGGGCACCGTCCGCGCTCACAGCCGCCTGCGACTGCACAGTGACACAATGGTGCGAGCTAGGCTACCCGACAGACACACGGGCGTACAACCCGGCCGACTTTACTTGACACCTGCCTCCAAATTTGCCAACAAATCCATaactattaacaataatttatgtacctatttaaacgAGTAA